A part of Vigna radiata var. radiata cultivar VC1973A chromosome 11, Vradiata_ver6, whole genome shotgun sequence genomic DNA contains:
- the LOC106776760 gene encoding uncharacterized protein LOC106776760, with product MPSYMDLNEEVYMEPPPGLNVHKKGQVCRLIKSLYGLKQASRKWFEKLSTFLTFVNYIQSKSDHSLFIKGTPTRFSTLLVYVDDIILAGNSMAEINHIKGLLHNRFQIKNLGELKYFLDLEVARSKKGIHLSQRKYALDILKETRMMGCKPCSTPFLSDTSSLYKMDNYLDDQSSYRRLIGKLLYLTKTRPDLCFSINLLSQFMQSPTDYHYRIIQHVIRYIKSKPSEGLFFSADSPTQLKAFSDSDGATYPNTIRSTIGFCVFLGSSLISWKSKKQSIVSRSSTEAECRALAATTCEIQWIHYLLDDLQVQEAGTPSLYCDNKSARHIAHNQSFHERTKHIELDCHVVCEKYKLIFCVFSPFARMNN from the coding sequence ATGCCTTCTTACATGGACCTAAATGAGGAAGTTTACATGGAACCACCACCTGGTCTTAATGTTCACAAAAAGGGTCAAGTTTGCAGACTTATTAAGTccctatatggcctaaaacaagCTAGTAGGAAATGGTTTGAAAAATTGTCTACCTTTCTCACTTTTGTTAACTATATCCAATCAAAGTCTGACCATTCTCTATTTATCAAAGGAACGCCTACAAGATTCTCAACcttacttgtttatgtagatgacatCATATTGGCAGGGAATTCCATGGCAGAGATCAACCACATAAAGGGTCTTTTGCACAACAGATTCCAAATAAAGAATCTAGGAGAACTCAAATATTTCCTAGACCTGGAGGTAGCGAGATCTAAGAAAGGAATTCATTTGTCTCAAAGGAAATATGCCCTAGACATTCTTAAGGAGACAAGAATGATGGGTTGCAAACCCTGCTCGACCCCCTTTCTAAGTGATACAAGTTCACTATATAAGATGGACAACTACTTGGATGATCAAAGCTCCTATCGAAGACTGATAGGGAAGTTGCTCTATCTCACCAAAACTAGACctgatttatgtttttctattaatttattaagtCAATTCATGCAATCTCCAACTGACTACCATTATCGGATTATTCAACATGTTATTAGGTACATAAAGTCTAAGCCCTCGGAGGGATTATTCTTTTCGGCTGACTCTCCTACACAACTAAAGGCCTTCAGTGATTCAGATGGGGCAACCTATCCCAATACTATAAGATCTACTATAGGATTTTGCGTCTTCCTTGGATCATCCCTCATCTCATGGAAATCCAAGAAACAAAGTATTGTTTCTAGATCTTCCACTGAGGCGGAATGTCGTGCGCTAGCAGCAACTACCTGCGAGATACAGTGGATCCACTATCTCTTAGACGATCTACAGGTTCAGGAAGCTGGAACTCCATCTCTCTACTGTGACAACAAATCGGCCAGACACATAGCTCATAATCAGAGTTTTCACGAAAGAACCAAGCATATAGAGCTCGATTGCCACGTTGTTTGCGAGAAATACAAGTTAATCTTTTGTGTCTTCTCCCCGTTTGCTCGGATGAACAACTAG
- the LOC106777707 gene encoding probable mannitol dehydrogenase isoform X2 — MAAQPELEHPRKAFGWAVRDPSGVFSPFNFSRRETGEKDVAFKVLYCGICHSDLHKAKNEWGTSTYPLVPGHEVTGVVTEVGSKVEKFKVGDKVGVGCLVDSCRSCQNCSHNLENYCPQYTLTYDDKYKDGSITYGGYSDSMVADEHFVVRIPDGLPLDAAAPLLCAGITVYSPLRYFALDKPGLHVGVVGLGGLGHMAVKFAKAFGANVTVISTSPYKKEEAIQHLGADSFLISRDQDQMQAAKGTLDGIIDTVSGVHLLLPLIGLLKSHGKLVMLGAPEKPLELPIFPLLCGRKIVAGSLIGGIKETQEMIDFAAKHNVKPDIEVIPIDYVNTAMERLQKADVKYRFVIDIGNTLKPSP, encoded by the exons ATGGCTGCACAACCTGAACTTGAGCATCCCAGAAAAGCATTCGGATGGGCAGTTAGGGACCCTTCTGGTGTTTTCTCACCTTTCAATTTCTCCAGAAG ggAAACTGGTGAAAAAGACGTTGCATTCAAAGTGTTATATTGTGGGATATGTCACTCTGATCTCCACAAGGCAAAGAACGAATGGGGCACTTCCACCTATCCACTAGTCCCAGG GCATGAGGTGACTGGTGTAGTGACAGAAGTGGGAAGCAAAGTAGAAAAGTTCAAAGTTGGGGACAAGGTGGGTGTGGGATGCTTGGTTGATTCCTGCCGCAGCTGCCAGAACTGTTCTCACAATCTTGAGAATTATTGTCCACAATATACTCTCACATATGATGACAAATATAAAGATGGTAGCATCACATATGGAGGTTACTCTGATTCAATGGTTGCAGATGAACACTTTGTGGTTCGAATTCCTGATGGCTTACCACTTGATGCTGCTGCACCTCTCCTTTGTGCTGGCATCACAGTTTATAGCCCTCTCAGATATTTTGCACTAGACAAACCTGGTCTGCATGTGGGTGTGGTTGGTCTCGGTGGACTAGGCCATATGGCTGTAAAATTCGCCAAAGCTTTTGGGGCCAACGTCACAGTGATAAGTACTTCACCTTACAAAAAGGAGGAAGCAATACAACATCTTGGAGCTGACTCTTTTCTGATAAGCCGTGACCAAGATCAGATGCAG GCTGCAAAGGGTACTTTGGATGGTATTATCGACACAGTTTCGGGCGTTCATCTTTTGTTACCTCTGATTGGTTTGCTGAAGTCTCATGGAAAGCTTGTAATGCTGGGTGCACCGGAGAAGCCTCTGGAGCTGCCAATCTTTCCTTTACTTTGTG GGAGAAAGATAGTAGCGGGAAGTTTGATTGGAGGAATAAAGGAGACCCAAGAGATGATCGACTTTGCTGCTAAGCACAACGTAAAACCTGACATTGAGGTCATTCCTATTGATTATGTCAACACTGCAATGGAGCGTCTCCAAAAAGCAGATGTAAAATACAGATTTGTGATTGACATAGGAAACACTCTAAAACCAAGCCCTTGA
- the LOC106777707 gene encoding probable mannitol dehydrogenase isoform X1, giving the protein MAAQPELEHPRKAFGWAVRDPSGVFSPFNFSRRFSNKHKMLRTKLIATHLTNRFNLFFRETGEKDVAFKVLYCGICHSDLHKAKNEWGTSTYPLVPGHEVTGVVTEVGSKVEKFKVGDKVGVGCLVDSCRSCQNCSHNLENYCPQYTLTYDDKYKDGSITYGGYSDSMVADEHFVVRIPDGLPLDAAAPLLCAGITVYSPLRYFALDKPGLHVGVVGLGGLGHMAVKFAKAFGANVTVISTSPYKKEEAIQHLGADSFLISRDQDQMQAAKGTLDGIIDTVSGVHLLLPLIGLLKSHGKLVMLGAPEKPLELPIFPLLCGRKIVAGSLIGGIKETQEMIDFAAKHNVKPDIEVIPIDYVNTAMERLQKADVKYRFVIDIGNTLKPSP; this is encoded by the exons ATGGCTGCACAACCTGAACTTGAGCATCCCAGAAAAGCATTCGGATGGGCAGTTAGGGACCCTTCTGGTGTTTTCTCACCTTTCAATTTCTCCAGAAGGTTCTCTAATAAACACAAAATGTTAAGAACAAAGTTAATTGCCACCCACTTAACTAAcagattcaatttatttttcagggAAACTGGTGAAAAAGACGTTGCATTCAAAGTGTTATATTGTGGGATATGTCACTCTGATCTCCACAAGGCAAAGAACGAATGGGGCACTTCCACCTATCCACTAGTCCCAGG GCATGAGGTGACTGGTGTAGTGACAGAAGTGGGAAGCAAAGTAGAAAAGTTCAAAGTTGGGGACAAGGTGGGTGTGGGATGCTTGGTTGATTCCTGCCGCAGCTGCCAGAACTGTTCTCACAATCTTGAGAATTATTGTCCACAATATACTCTCACATATGATGACAAATATAAAGATGGTAGCATCACATATGGAGGTTACTCTGATTCAATGGTTGCAGATGAACACTTTGTGGTTCGAATTCCTGATGGCTTACCACTTGATGCTGCTGCACCTCTCCTTTGTGCTGGCATCACAGTTTATAGCCCTCTCAGATATTTTGCACTAGACAAACCTGGTCTGCATGTGGGTGTGGTTGGTCTCGGTGGACTAGGCCATATGGCTGTAAAATTCGCCAAAGCTTTTGGGGCCAACGTCACAGTGATAAGTACTTCACCTTACAAAAAGGAGGAAGCAATACAACATCTTGGAGCTGACTCTTTTCTGATAAGCCGTGACCAAGATCAGATGCAG GCTGCAAAGGGTACTTTGGATGGTATTATCGACACAGTTTCGGGCGTTCATCTTTTGTTACCTCTGATTGGTTTGCTGAAGTCTCATGGAAAGCTTGTAATGCTGGGTGCACCGGAGAAGCCTCTGGAGCTGCCAATCTTTCCTTTACTTTGTG GGAGAAAGATAGTAGCGGGAAGTTTGATTGGAGGAATAAAGGAGACCCAAGAGATGATCGACTTTGCTGCTAAGCACAACGTAAAACCTGACATTGAGGTCATTCCTATTGATTATGTCAACACTGCAATGGAGCGTCTCCAAAAAGCAGATGTAAAATACAGATTTGTGATTGACATAGGAAACACTCTAAAACCAAGCCCTTGA
- the LOC106777707 gene encoding probable mannitol dehydrogenase isoform X3, protein MAAQPELEHPRKAFGWAVRDPSGVFSPFNFSRRETGEKDVAFKVLYCGICHSDLHKAKNEWGTSTYPLVPGHEVTGVVTEVGSKVEKFKVGDKVGVGCLVDSCRSCQNCSHNLENYCPQYTLTYDDKYKDGSITYGGYSDSMVADEHFVVRIPDGLPLDAAAPLLCAGITVYSPLRYFALDKPGLHVGVVGLGGLGHMAVKFAKAFGANVTVISTSPYKKEEAIQHLGADSFLISRDQDQMQAAKGTLDGIIDTVSGVHLLLPLIGLLKSHGKLVMLGAPEKPLELPIFPLLCAF, encoded by the exons ATGGCTGCACAACCTGAACTTGAGCATCCCAGAAAAGCATTCGGATGGGCAGTTAGGGACCCTTCTGGTGTTTTCTCACCTTTCAATTTCTCCAGAAG ggAAACTGGTGAAAAAGACGTTGCATTCAAAGTGTTATATTGTGGGATATGTCACTCTGATCTCCACAAGGCAAAGAACGAATGGGGCACTTCCACCTATCCACTAGTCCCAGG GCATGAGGTGACTGGTGTAGTGACAGAAGTGGGAAGCAAAGTAGAAAAGTTCAAAGTTGGGGACAAGGTGGGTGTGGGATGCTTGGTTGATTCCTGCCGCAGCTGCCAGAACTGTTCTCACAATCTTGAGAATTATTGTCCACAATATACTCTCACATATGATGACAAATATAAAGATGGTAGCATCACATATGGAGGTTACTCTGATTCAATGGTTGCAGATGAACACTTTGTGGTTCGAATTCCTGATGGCTTACCACTTGATGCTGCTGCACCTCTCCTTTGTGCTGGCATCACAGTTTATAGCCCTCTCAGATATTTTGCACTAGACAAACCTGGTCTGCATGTGGGTGTGGTTGGTCTCGGTGGACTAGGCCATATGGCTGTAAAATTCGCCAAAGCTTTTGGGGCCAACGTCACAGTGATAAGTACTTCACCTTACAAAAAGGAGGAAGCAATACAACATCTTGGAGCTGACTCTTTTCTGATAAGCCGTGACCAAGATCAGATGCAG GCTGCAAAGGGTACTTTGGATGGTATTATCGACACAGTTTCGGGCGTTCATCTTTTGTTACCTCTGATTGGTTTGCTGAAGTCTCATGGAAAGCTTGTAATGCTGGGTGCACCGGAGAAGCCTCTGGAGCTGCCAATCTTTCCTTTACTTTGTG CATTTTGA
- the LOC106777174 gene encoding dof zinc finger protein DOF5.7 has translation MSSDDTPPSKPATATTTTDQETQSSGGRKGSSTRPQEQGLKCPRCDSPNTKFCYYNNYSLTQPRHFCKTCRRYWTKGGALRNVPIGGGCRKNKKVRSSRLSCDSKDSGSSSSDLGGLKFLHTLPPSMDFHLGGLPFPRLHHHPPATYNQFSSFGDTSSASSCFNLDPSPGTTSSSFAALNYPFSYNGAIQGMSAMNVHSGHASSIESLSSINQDLHWKLQQQRLAMLFGGDNSQKDHSGSGGMSPTINHLENQTQKPQPILFQNLEVSKAGIFPVENSRKENGPCGDTHTPSTEWFFGNSYASVTPPTATTTSSGGPGNDNASNWSSGVNAWGDVPQQYTALP, from the coding sequence ATGTCATCCGATGACACACCACCTTCAAAGCCCGccacagcaacaacaacaacggACCAAGAGACCCAAAGTTCCGGTGGCAGAAAAGGCTCCTCCACTAGGCCCCAAGAGCAAGGCCTCAAGTGTCCACGATGCGACTCACCCAACACCAAATTCTGCTACTACAACAACTACAGCCTCACACAGCCAAGGCATTTCTGCAAGACATGTAGAAGATACTGGACAAAAGGTGGGGCTTTGCGTAACGTCCCTATTGGCGGTGGATGCAGGAAGAACAAGAAGGTGAGGTCATCGAGGCTTTCATGTGACTCCAAGGACTCTGGTTCCTCCTCTTCAGACCTTGGTGGCCTCAAGTTCCTTCATACTCTTCCTCCTTCCATGGACTTTCACCTTGGAGGGTTACCCTTCCCTAGGCTTCACCATCACCCTCCAGCAACTTATAACCAATTTTCCTCTTTTGGGGACACTTCTAGTGCTTCTTCCTGTTTCAACCTTGACCCTTCTCCTGGCACCACCTCAAGTTCTTTCGCTGCACTTAATTACCCTTTTTCTTACAATGGTGCAATCCAAGGCATGAGCGCTATGAATGTTCACAGTGGTCACGCCTCTTCCATTGAGTCTTTGAGTTCTATAAACCAGGACTTGCACTGGAAGTTGCAGCAGCAGCGATTGGCAATGCTGTTTGGTGGAGATAACAGCCAGAAAGATCATAGTGGTAGTGGAGGGATGTCACCGACGATTAACCACCTCGAGAACCAGACACAGAAACCACAACCcattttgtttcaaaatcttGAGGTTTCAAAGGCGGGGATTTTCCCCGTtgagaactctagaaaagaaaatggtCCATGTGGGGACACACACACACCCTCCACTGAGTGGTTCTTTGGGAATTCTTATGCCTCGGTGACTCCTCCTACAGCTACTACTACCAGTAGTGGTGGCCCAGGGAATGATAATGCAAGCAATTGGAGTAGCGGTGTGAATGCTTGGGGTGATGTGCCGCAGCAATATACTGCTTTGCCCTAG